A genomic stretch from Kovacikia minuta CCNUW1 includes:
- a CDS encoding ISKra4 family transposase (programmed frameshift), producing the protein MDAEKLQQIQAHARAIAALLYDETAPEQLTTLEGIEAAVRGHVLEQVSPEIGKFFITRASGPSSGRSRQLKSILGSISLTENQAKVLNVKERTQLSPYLEKCCLILSANVSYERSAQDIPILTGMKVSRGTQQRLVHRQCFELPRIETAVEEMSIDGGKVRIRTPKGEICRWQDYKAVNLHGHCCEAFLQDNEQLVQWVNEQPLNTPVTCLGDGHDGIWNLFAGIAEVSQRREILDWFHLVENLYKVGGSLQRLATVESLLWQGNVDGAIEQFTGWQHEQVDNFIAYLTKHRHRIVNYSYYQAEGISIGSGTIESTVKQISARIKLTGAQWKADNVPQVLLHRCAYLNGQLSL; encoded by the exons ATGGATGCTGAGAAACTTCAACAAATTCAAGCTCACGCTCGTGCGATAGCGGCATTGCTCTACGATGAAACTGCCCCAGAGCAATTAACCACCCTTGAAGGCATCGAAGCGGCAGTAAGAGGACATGTCCTGGAGCAGGTCAGTCCAGAAATCGGTA AATTTTTTATCACAAGGGCAAGCGGTCCTAGCAGCGGACGAAGTCGGCAACTCAAAAGCATCCTTGGCAGCATCAGCCTCACCGAAAACCAAGCGAAAGTCTTGAACGTGAAAGAGCGCACTCAGTTAAGTCCTTACTTGGAGAAATGCTGCTTGATTTTGAGTGCGAATGTGTCCTATGAGCGATCTGCTCAAGATATTCCGATTCTAACGGGAATGAAGGTTTCCAGAGGGACACAGCAACGGTTAGTGCATCGGCAGTGCTTCGAGTTGCCACGAATTGAAACCGCAGTGGAGGAAATGAGTATTGATGGCGGCAAGGTGCGGATTCGTACTCCAAAAGGAGAGATTTGTAGATGGCAGGATTACAAAGCTGTGAATCTGCATGGACATTGCTGTGAGGCATTTTTGCAAGACAATGAGCAATTAGTCCAATGGGTCAACGAACAACCGCTGAACACTCCGGTTACTTGTCTCGGTGATGGTCATGATGGGATTTGGAACTTGTTTGCAGGGATTGCTGAAGTCAGCCAACGACGTGAGATTTTAGATTGGTTTCATCTGGTCGAAAATCTGTACAAAGTCGGTGGTTCACTGCAACGATTAGCCACTGTGGAAAGCTTGTTGTGGCAGGGTAACGTAGATGGCGCAATTGAGCAATTCACGGGTTGGCAGCATGAACAGGTTGACAACTTCATCGCCTATCTCACCAAACATCGTCATCGCATTGTCAACTATAGTTACTACCAAGCCGAAGGCATTTCAATTGGGTCGGGCACGATTGAATCGACGGTGAAGCAGATCAGCGCACGTATCAAACTGACCGGGGCACAGTGGAAAGCGGACAATGTGCCGCAAGTGTTGCTGCACCGTTGCGCTTATCTCAATGGGCAACTCTCACTCTAA
- a CDS encoding Ig-like domain-containing protein, with product MAATDSGLSSSDGITSDATPTVMGTAEAGATVRLLRGQQLLGQTIADANGEWSVEITSALPAGNNLLSAIAHNANGDSQAATLMVTVDATAPTAQIKTLAADSNNPVVLENGATLTMGTRLVGAIDGTLSAVASLRYQLGNLPEVTVPVAENGLFLRSLDFGGLSGVQTLTITSTDVAGNETSQSYSVTLNTTGTGVNLNPVLLAQLTQNTGNATDEWTYLPGISGVVSAPSPITGLQATFDQTANATFQDVTEFLHPDGTFTLSEAALAALTEDGLADGTYTLRLKLLTADNQMAEKSVLFKLDRSAPETSLPDVIDGIAWERGMHLQGTVQDNLNDVEVVYAIERTSDGQSIAQHSFTVAGSTSGTAFDQVISELAANNSVLQDEEVYNLIVTSTDVAGNSQRTRFQFFVPGDRRVEDDDQWTEGGSAGPFSDPPKTVDPDGDDVQTWGKVGKDGNWGYYSGGGSGGGGGWTPGYNGGPLTPEDKEDHKEPTGNGYEFEYVESIDKILTVAVDSISTHPTTINEKAALNNRKNILLGIGERLATLITPDGFKQASDQALINRMELVMQGLFVDAFDSQGVKAGVYEGFEHWAGAWLAQELIGDALNSTSPTSVRVQVFQATLLDVVTEATPGVTDLAEQQALTTAVMELAKTYAWLNPNPEATVPVEDGAFGFLDRLWRLQVPDANGQFKGSGEIATALQKGVSDLGQLLEGVNNPVRAIQFINNLIQAAAKVPSLKNDLKDAQFLRELMQFGFEFVKLNPTETHNFSEELFQGFVDRVHPSYAMSRNT from the coding sequence ATGGCAGCAACCGATAGCGGTCTGAGTAGTTCAGATGGCATTACCAGTGATGCAACCCCTACCGTGATGGGAACGGCTGAAGCTGGAGCTACGGTGCGGCTGTTGCGGGGACAACAACTGTTGGGACAGACGATCGCTGACGCGAATGGCGAGTGGTCAGTTGAGATCACGTCTGCCTTGCCAGCGGGGAACAATCTCCTGAGTGCGATCGCCCATAATGCGAATGGTGACAGTCAGGCGGCAACATTAATGGTGACGGTGGATGCAACGGCACCGACCGCACAAATCAAAACCCTGGCAGCAGATAGCAACAATCCGGTTGTCCTGGAAAATGGCGCAACCTTGACAATGGGCACTCGCTTAGTGGGGGCGATCGATGGCACCCTCTCAGCAGTGGCATCCTTGCGCTACCAGTTGGGTAATTTGCCAGAAGTGACGGTGCCCGTGGCAGAGAATGGGCTATTTCTGCGATCTCTGGACTTTGGTGGCTTAAGTGGCGTGCAAACGCTGACCATTACCTCTACCGATGTGGCAGGCAATGAAACGTCTCAATCCTATTCTGTGACGCTGAACACGACGGGAACTGGAGTGAATCTTAACCCTGTCTTGCTGGCACAACTGACGCAAAACACGGGCAATGCGACCGATGAGTGGACTTATCTTCCAGGGATTTCTGGGGTGGTTTCTGCTCCCAGTCCAATTACCGGATTGCAAGCAACCTTTGATCAGACAGCAAATGCAACGTTCCAGGATGTGACTGAGTTCTTGCATCCAGACGGAACCTTTACATTGAGTGAAGCAGCACTGGCAGCTTTAACTGAGGATGGATTAGCCGATGGCACGTACACCTTGCGCTTGAAACTGCTGACGGCAGACAACCAGATGGCAGAGAAATCGGTGCTGTTTAAGTTGGATCGCTCTGCACCAGAAACATCACTGCCGGATGTGATTGATGGGATTGCCTGGGAGCGGGGAATGCACTTGCAGGGCACGGTGCAGGACAATTTGAACGATGTGGAGGTGGTTTACGCGATCGAACGGACAAGTGATGGACAGTCGATCGCCCAACATTCCTTTACCGTGGCAGGTTCAACCAGTGGCACCGCATTTGATCAAGTGATCAGTGAACTGGCAGCGAATAATTCTGTCTTGCAGGATGAGGAAGTGTATAACCTGATCGTAACCAGTACGGATGTCGCAGGGAATTCCCAGCGCACCCGCTTCCAGTTCTTTGTTCCGGGTGATAGACGGGTGGAAGATGATGACCAGTGGACGGAAGGGGGCAGTGCAGGACCGTTCAGCGATCCACCCAAAACGGTTGACCCAGATGGCGATGATGTGCAGACCTGGGGCAAAGTTGGCAAGGATGGTAACTGGGGTTACTACAGTGGGGGTGGCTCTGGTGGCGGAGGTGGATGGACTCCTGGATATAATGGCGGACCTCTAACTCCAGAGGATAAAGAAGATCATAAGGAACCAACGGGCAACGGCTATGAGTTTGAATACGTTGAGAGCATCGACAAAATTCTAACCGTGGCGGTAGATTCCATTAGTACCCATCCCACCACCATCAATGAGAAAGCAGCCCTGAATAATCGGAAAAATATCCTCCTGGGAATTGGGGAACGGTTAGCAACACTGATTACGCCTGATGGATTCAAACAAGCCAGTGACCAGGCATTAATCAACCGGATGGAATTAGTGATGCAAGGGCTGTTTGTGGATGCGTTTGACTCGCAAGGGGTTAAGGCAGGGGTGTATGAAGGATTTGAGCATTGGGCAGGGGCATGGTTAGCACAGGAACTGATTGGAGATGCCCTCAATTCGACAAGTCCCACCTCCGTTAGGGTGCAGGTATTTCAAGCAACCCTGTTAGATGTAGTAACTGAGGCAACCCCTGGAGTCACTGACTTAGCAGAACAACAGGCATTGACCACAGCAGTGATGGAGTTGGCGAAGACCTATGCCTGGTTGAACCCGAACCCGGAAGCGACAGTGCCAGTGGAGGATGGGGCATTTGGCTTTCTGGATCGGCTCTGGCGGCTGCAAGTGCCTGATGCGAATGGGCAGTTTAAGGGCAGTGGGGAGATTGCAACGGCGCTTCAAAAGGGTGTGAGTGACTTGGGGCAATTGCTGGAGGGGGTGAATAACCCAGTGAGGGCGATCCAGTTTATCAATAATCTGATACAGGCTGCGGCGAAAGTACCTTCGTTGAAGAATGATTTGAAGGATGCCCAATTCCTGAGAGAGTTGATGCAGTTTGGGTTTGAGTTTGTTAAGTTGAATCCAACCGAAACTCACAATTTTTCCGAAGAGCTATTTCAAGGTTTTGTAGATCGGGTGCATCCCAGTTATGCAATGAGTAGGAATACTTAG
- a CDS encoding Ig-like domain-containing protein, with protein MNGSTYSTAVSLGTVSGADWKIAATDDFNGDGQADILWRNTSTGNNDSGRTVLWLMNGVALSSSPDIGTVSAAWSVVGTGDFNGDGQSDIFWRNSSNGQNVIWLMNGTAFSTAISLPTLSGTGWAIAGITDFNGDQKNDILWRNYSSGQTAIWLMNGTTYSAAVDFGTTNTNWKIISSTTQFDSPSQIDNAGNTTTTAFNIGSLNGSGSYSGVVGTNDNNDYYRFDLAVTTGVRFRLSGLSGDANLQLLDSSSVLQSSSNPDSTAEMVTAHLSAGTYYVRVYASGADVNTSYGLSVVIDTIAPVVTAHLENDTVLVYNTAPVAGADWITSIATIIGSVSETHLISSFQAGFENKTIANYVNVLPQMQADGSFSLSRSLLDTIYGGSLPEGVHTLTLLAQDEFGNLSTPFSLTFTLDTIAPTVPTIALIPESDSGSSHQDRVTKVNNPMIRGVAEAGSLVIIYRDYGTDNAGRAAVYANSNGIWQAGYADLTDGVHTFKVEAGDVAGNISAVSDTLSVTIDTVAPTLTISSLSNNATLMNNARLVGSANGTGSVIDSVSYYFDTLATGQSPISVTVQADGGFDVAIDFTGISNGAHTLTVKAIDLAGNEITLPPYSITVNRDLDAPIILAELVNDTSLYGYTNTDGITSDPTVSGTVTNVDQVTVLRAGFGNIQTANFIDITAQLQADGSFTLNQAQLEAIYGGTLSQGAHTLHLQAEDEQGNLSELFDLTFNLDTQAPIAPVNLSWTAVGTTAVKISGSAEAGALVELYEGTDLIAETYADATGNWRVTTSQLRNGTHSLSATATDLAGNTSPASTATSLSINTLVPAMPKECG; from the coding sequence ATGAATGGAAGTACTTACAGCACGGCAGTGTCTTTGGGAACGGTCAGCGGAGCAGACTGGAAGATTGCGGCAACGGATGATTTTAATGGGGATGGGCAAGCGGACATTCTCTGGCGCAATACCAGTACGGGCAATAACGATTCAGGTCGCACCGTCCTGTGGCTGATGAATGGGGTGGCGTTGAGTAGCTCCCCCGACATAGGAACGGTCAGTGCTGCCTGGAGTGTGGTCGGAACCGGGGACTTTAATGGCGATGGGCAAAGCGATATCTTCTGGCGCAACAGCAGCAATGGGCAGAATGTGATCTGGTTGATGAATGGCACAGCGTTCAGCACAGCCATCAGTCTACCAACCTTGAGTGGGACTGGCTGGGCGATCGCAGGTATCACCGATTTCAATGGTGATCAGAAAAATGACATCCTCTGGCGTAACTACAGTTCTGGGCAGACGGCAATCTGGTTGATGAACGGCACAACCTATAGCGCTGCGGTTGATTTTGGTACAACAAATACTAACTGGAAGATTATTTCCTCTACCACTCAGTTTGATTCGCCCTCACAAATTGATAACGCGGGGAATACAACCACGACTGCCTTTAATATTGGTAGCTTGAATGGGTCGGGTTCTTACAGTGGAGTAGTTGGAACGAATGACAACAATGATTACTACCGCTTCGATCTGGCTGTAACCACAGGGGTCAGGTTTCGCCTGAGTGGACTCAGTGGAGATGCCAATCTGCAACTGCTGGATAGTAGCAGCGTTTTGCAAAGTTCCAGCAACCCAGACAGTACTGCGGAGATGGTCACAGCTCACTTGAGTGCGGGCACCTACTATGTGCGGGTCTATGCCAGTGGCGCAGATGTCAATACCAGCTATGGGCTGTCTGTGGTCATCGATACGATCGCCCCAGTCGTAACGGCTCACCTGGAGAACGATACCGTTTTGGTCTACAACACCGCTCCCGTTGCTGGGGCTGATTGGATTACGTCGATCGCGACGATTATTGGTTCTGTCAGCGAGACCCATTTAATCAGTAGTTTTCAGGCTGGATTTGAGAACAAGACGATCGCGAATTATGTGAATGTATTGCCTCAGATGCAGGCAGATGGCAGCTTCTCCTTGAGCCGCAGTCTGTTGGACACGATTTATGGCGGTTCACTGCCAGAGGGCGTTCATACCCTGACGCTCCTGGCACAGGATGAGTTTGGCAATCTCTCCACTCCTTTCTCGTTGACGTTTACCCTCGATACGATCGCTCCTACAGTTCCGACGATCGCCCTGATTCCTGAAAGCGATAGTGGCAGTAGTCACCAGGATCGGGTAACCAAGGTCAATAACCCGATGATTCGCGGCGTTGCAGAAGCGGGAAGTTTGGTCATCATCTACCGTGATTATGGCACTGATAACGCGGGTAGAGCGGCTGTCTATGCCAATAGCAATGGCATCTGGCAAGCAGGATATGCAGACCTGACGGATGGGGTGCATACGTTTAAGGTTGAAGCTGGCGATGTGGCAGGGAATATTAGTGCGGTTTCGGATACCTTGAGTGTGACGATCGATACCGTCGCGCCAACCCTGACCATCAGCAGTTTGAGCAACAATGCCACATTGATGAATAACGCTCGGTTGGTGGGGAGTGCCAATGGCACTGGTAGTGTGATCGATTCGGTGTCGTACTACTTCGATACGTTGGCAACAGGACAATCGCCGATTTCAGTAACCGTGCAGGCAGATGGCGGTTTTGATGTGGCGATCGATTTTACGGGCATCAGCAACGGGGCGCATACCTTGACGGTGAAGGCGATCGACCTGGCAGGCAATGAGATTACGCTGCCACCCTACTCAATCACTGTGAATCGGGATCTGGATGCTCCCATCATTCTGGCTGAACTGGTAAATGATACGTCTCTTTACGGATACACCAACACGGATGGGATTACTTCAGATCCAACCGTTAGCGGAACTGTGACGAATGTCGATCAGGTCACGGTGTTACGGGCAGGGTTTGGCAACATCCAAACGGCTAATTTCATTGACATTACGGCACAACTTCAAGCCGATGGCAGTTTTACGCTGAACCAGGCACAGTTGGAAGCCATCTATGGGGGAACTCTTTCGCAGGGTGCCCATACCTTGCATTTGCAAGCAGAGGATGAACAGGGCAACCTTTCTGAGTTATTCGATCTGACGTTTAACCTCGATACCCAGGCACCGATCGCCCCCGTTAATCTCAGTTGGACAGCAGTTGGTACCACAGCAGTGAAGATTAGTGGCAGTGCGGAAGCGGGTGCTCTGGTCGAACTGTATGAAGGAACGGATCTGATTGCTGAAACCTATGCGGATGCAACGGGTAACTGGCGGGTGACGACCAGCCAACTGCGGAATGGGACGCATAGCCTGAGTGCGACAGCGACTGATTTGGCAGGCAACACCAGTCCAGCTTCGACAGCAACCTCTCTCTCCATCAATACACTCGTTCCGGCAATGCCCAAGGAGTGCGGTTAA
- a CDS encoding response regulator, giving the protein MKKYAVLLVEDFPVLQELIADFFELQGIVVWTASCCSQALALLEQFRPDLILSEIEFADGDAYFLLKHWREREAMAGWEPIPAIAISRLDKFKHEPLARAAGFQAYIVKPFDPEQLLVVTDLVLSTRGNV; this is encoded by the coding sequence TTGAAAAAGTATGCAGTGCTGCTTGTAGAGGACTTTCCTGTGCTGCAAGAGCTGATTGCGGATTTTTTTGAGCTGCAAGGGATCGTCGTTTGGACAGCAAGTTGCTGTAGTCAAGCGCTAGCGCTATTGGAACAATTTCGACCTGATTTAATTCTCTCGGAAATCGAGTTTGCAGATGGCGACGCCTACTTTTTACTGAAGCACTGGCGCGAACGGGAAGCGATGGCGGGATGGGAACCAATTCCAGCCATTGCTATTTCTCGATTAGACAAGTTTAAGCATGAACCTTTAGCTCGTGCAGCAGGGTTTCAAGCTTACATCGTGAAACCTTTCGACCCCGAACAGCTTTTGGTAGTGACGGATCTGGTACTTTCCACGCGAGGAAACGTATGA
- a CDS encoding ParA family protein codes for MIVTVTSYKGGVGKTTTAVHLACYFHRRKKSVLLIDGDPNRSCLSWSKRGSLPFPVVDEKAAPKHVAKYENIIIDTAARPDKDELAALVEGCDILLLPCTPDAMAMEALSLTTQALKQLNAKAYRVLLTIVPPKPNKDGEESRDLLTESGLPLLKSQIRRLVAFQRAALQGVPVYEVRDRGEEAWSDYLAVGREILGNG; via the coding sequence ATGATTGTGACTGTCACTTCCTATAAAGGCGGAGTCGGAAAAACTACTACTGCTGTTCACTTGGCCTGCTACTTCCACCGTCGAAAAAAATCTGTCTTACTCATTGATGGAGACCCTAACCGCTCTTGTCTTAGCTGGAGCAAACGTGGTTCTCTTCCCTTTCCTGTAGTTGACGAGAAAGCTGCTCCGAAACACGTTGCAAAGTACGAAAACATAATTATCGATACGGCTGCCCGCCCAGACAAAGATGAACTAGCTGCATTAGTTGAGGGTTGCGACATACTCCTCTTACCCTGCACTCCTGACGCTATGGCGATGGAAGCGCTGAGCTTAACCACTCAAGCGCTTAAGCAGTTAAACGCTAAAGCGTATAGAGTCCTTCTGACTATTGTTCCACCAAAACCTAATAAAGACGGAGAAGAATCCCGTGATTTGCTTACTGAATCGGGGCTTCCATTACTCAAGAGCCAAATTCGCCGCTTAGTAGCATTTCAAAGGGCCGCGCTTCAGGGTGTTCCTGTTTATGAAGTGCGAGATCGGGGCGAAGAAGCGTGGAGCGACTATCTTGCTGTGGGAAGGGAGATACTAGGCAATGGCTAA
- a CDS encoding Rpn family recombination-promoting nuclease/putative transposase, producing MAIMIFTKRSLDRRLPNHFQDYADSPRLKRVYLDELPADLADQSLELSVLQLIGVKDDVAPERARQLIERARSEVTDAAEQNRQRRIGINHTGLQVPHPRAGGHQADVRNRRTQADPVLSGS from the coding sequence ATGGCAATAATGATCTTTACCAAACGTAGTCTGGACCGCCGCTTGCCCAACCACTTCCAGGATTATGCCGATAGCCCCCGGCTGAAGCGGGTCTACCTGGATGAGTTGCCAGCAGACCTGGCGGATCAGTCCTTGGAGTTGAGCGTGCTGCAACTGATTGGGGTCAAAGATGATGTCGCCCCCGAACGGGCACGGCAGTTAATTGAGCGGGCGAGATCTGAGGTCACGGATGCCGCAGAGCAGAATCGCCAGCGTAGAATTGGTATTAACCACACTGGTTTACAAGTTCCCCACCCTAGAGCGGGAGGCCATCAAGCAGATGTTAGGAATCGACGAACTCAAGCAGACCCGGTTCTATCAGGAAGTTAA
- a CDS encoding Rpn family recombination-promoting nuclease/putative transposase, translated as MKTDSLFFRLFQNHPDLVFQLIGDRSPRTGSYAFGSQEVKQLAFRIDGILHPPPYASDLPIVFVEVQGYRDQLKILYHVFFAEISALSKGLSAPK; from the coding sequence ATGAAAACTGATAGTCTGTTCTTTCGCCTCTTCCAGAACCACCCCGATCTCGTCTTCCAGCTAATTGGAGACCGCTCCCCCCGAACGGGTTCCTATGCCTTTGGTTCCCAGGAGGTGAAGCAACTCGCCTTCCGCATTGACGGTATTCTGCACCCTCCTCCCTATGCCTCCGACCTGCCGATTGTCTTTGTAGAGGTGCAGGGCTACCGCGATCAGCTGAAGATCCTCTATCACGTCTTCTTTGCGGAGATCTCTGCTTTATCTAAGGGACTATCAGCCCCCAAATGA
- a CDS encoding toll/interleukin-1 receptor domain-containing protein — protein MKDFFISYTGKDRSWAEWVAWTLEEAGHSVVIQAWDFRPGGNFVLDMQRATTEAKRTIAVLSALYFDKPFPQSEWAAAFAQDPTSRDRKLIPLRVEDCTPPGLLAQVVYIDVFDCEEGEAQQRLLSAVTDGRMKPTTRPSFPGKASERSVPNPVPFPGVTAPNPTSPPAPTLSLSAYDAQTWVGRDELIADLTHKLESGYRILALTGITGIGKTALAEHLVVNVQGNGMAFHRLNFDDRGQGRDFLSGALSLLPRLGEVVTTADQQDPQNALQHLLTTLRTRPFLIQIDSLEMLLEGSEEGGWNAFKEGLWVDFFQQLCSRGGMLEPAALDHTGSTRRVSAGRVSVSPLLGGAVGGRPLGSGAVGLVR, from the coding sequence ATGAAAGACTTCTTCATCAGCTACACCGGAAAAGACCGCTCCTGGGCCGAGTGGGTAGCCTGGACCTTAGAAGAAGCGGGCCATTCCGTCGTGATTCAGGCATGGGACTTTAGACCGGGTGGGAACTTCGTGCTCGACATGCAACGCGCCACCACTGAAGCCAAGCGCACGATTGCCGTCCTCTCTGCCCTCTACTTCGATAAGCCCTTCCCCCAATCCGAGTGGGCAGCGGCCTTTGCCCAAGACCCAACCAGTCGCGATCGCAAGCTGATTCCACTGCGAGTAGAAGACTGCACCCCCCCAGGACTGCTGGCTCAGGTTGTCTACATCGACGTGTTTGATTGTGAGGAGGGGGAAGCGCAGCAACGACTCCTCTCAGCGGTGACCGATGGCCGCATGAAGCCCACTACTCGCCCCTCATTCCCCGGTAAAGCCAGTGAGCGGAGTGTCCCCAATCCGGTGCCCTTCCCTGGTGTGACAGCTCCGAACCCTACTTCCCCACCTGCCCCAACCCTCTCCCTCTCGGCCTATGATGCGCAGACGTGGGTAGGACGCGATGAGCTGATTGCAGACCTGACCCACAAGCTGGAGAGCGGCTACCGTATCCTCGCCCTCACCGGCATTACGGGCATTGGGAAGACGGCACTGGCCGAACACCTGGTCGTGAATGTGCAGGGCAATGGCATGGCCTTCCATCGGCTCAACTTCGATGACCGGGGCCAGGGACGGGACTTCTTGAGTGGGGCACTGTCCCTCTTACCCAGGTTGGGAGAGGTCGTGACCACCGCAGACCAGCAAGACCCTCAGAATGCCCTCCAACACCTACTTACCACCCTTAGAACCAGGCCCTTCTTGATTCAGATTGACTCCCTGGAGATGCTCTTAGAGGGCAGTGAGGAAGGGGGCTGGAATGCCTTCAAGGAAGGGCTGTGGGTGGACTTCTTCCAGCAGCTCTGTAGCAGGGGAGGGATGCTTGAGCCAGCTGCTCTTGACCACACAGGCAGTACCAGACGAGTTAGTGCAGGTAGGGTCTCAGTATCCCCGCTGTTGGGAGGTGCAGTGGGTGGGCGGCCTCTCGGAAGTGGAGCAGTTGGCCTTGTTCGGTAA
- a CDS encoding tetratricopeptide repeat protein, translating to MGGLSEVEQLALFGKNGLQLDEGGVETLKRIGRLYDGHPLVLQVIAKDILSKPFNGNVQQYWRRYQSEFDEGERDRREGNSPRSLQLRVKHRVEASLQRLPEDAYQMVCRAAVYRRPVPEGFWLKMVGELAEERQWAALEVLRSHNLVEEELRGDGVLLLRQHNLVRGVARRLLRAEEGVWKSSEQTAAQVWLSDYEPEAGAPNIEQVRGKLEAFHHHCEVEDWEAAKGILLDEGVGWQLFNWSYYRETFPLYERLLGRLGAAVDVVCERRIGHAYFFLGNNPTAIEHYQQSLETARKISDRDGEGRVLGGLGLVYESLGGYYQAIEYHQQFLTIAREIGDRQGEGSALGNLGNAYHYLSNYPQAIEYQQQFLTIAREIGDRQSEGIALVNWGTTLLSLEQYPEAQQHLQSSLDIFKALGDRTNESESLLRLAELYHQTGHPDLALDHCTQALTLAKELGIPLLKECEDLLVTLQPEGESA from the coding sequence GTGGGCGGCCTCTCGGAAGTGGAGCAGTTGGCCTTGTTCGGTAAGAACGGCTTGCAGTTAGATGAGGGGGGAGTAGAGACTCTGAAGCGGATAGGCCGACTCTATGACGGACATCCGTTGGTATTGCAGGTCATTGCCAAGGACATCTTGAGTAAGCCCTTCAATGGCAACGTGCAGCAGTACTGGCGGCGTTATCAGAGCGAGTTCGATGAAGGAGAGCGCGATCGCAGGGAGGGGAATTCACCCCGTTCACTCCAACTGCGGGTCAAACATCGGGTGGAAGCCTCTTTGCAGCGCTTACCAGAGGATGCCTATCAGATGGTGTGCCGAGCGGCTGTGTATCGGCGTCCTGTGCCAGAGGGGTTCTGGTTAAAGATGGTGGGGGAACTGGCCGAAGAGCGGCAGTGGGCAGCATTGGAGGTATTGCGCTCCCACAACCTGGTCGAGGAGGAGTTGCGCGGGGATGGGGTGCTGTTATTGCGACAGCATAACTTAGTTAGGGGGGTGGCGCGGAGATTGTTGCGGGCAGAGGAGGGTGTGTGGAAGTCATCAGAACAGACGGCAGCTCAGGTGTGGTTGAGTGACTATGAGCCAGAGGCAGGGGCACCGAATATTGAGCAGGTGAGAGGGAAGCTGGAGGCGTTTCACCATCACTGTGAAGTGGAAGATTGGGAGGCAGCGAAGGGGATATTGCTGGATGAGGGGGTGGGTTGGCAGCTTTTTAACTGGAGTTACTACCGGGAGACGTTCCCCCTGTATGAGCGGCTTTTAGGCAGGTTAGGGGCGGCAGTTGACGTGGTTTGTGAGCGGAGGATTGGACATGCTTACTTTTTTTTGGGCAACAATCCTACGGCAATTGAACACTATCAACAGAGTTTAGAAACGGCTCGTAAGATAAGTGATCGGGATGGAGAAGGAAGAGTATTGGGTGGTCTGGGGCTTGTTTACGAGTCTCTGGGCGGCTATTACCAGGCAATTGAATACCATCAGCAGTTTTTGACTATTGCCCGTGAGATTGGTGATCGGCAAGGAGAAGGGTCTGCTTTGGGCAATCTGGGAAATGCTTACCATTATCTAAGTAACTATCCACAGGCAATTGAATACCAACAGCAGTTTTTGACTATTGCCCGTGAGATTGGTGATCGGCAAAGTGAAGGGATTGCATTGGTGAATTGGGGCACAACACTGCTTAGTCTGGAACAGTATCCCGAAGCTCAACAGCACCTCCAATCATCCCTGGACATCTTCAAAGCATTGGGCGATCGCACCAATGAATCAGAATCCCTCCTCCGCCTCGCTGAACTCTACCACCAGACCGGACACCCCGACCTGGCCTTAGACCACTGCACCCAAGCGCTTACCCTCGCAAAGGAACTGGGCATCCCCCTCCTCAAAGAGTGCGAAGACCTCCTCGTAACCCTGCAACCCGAAGGAGAGAGCGCTTAG
- a CDS encoding toll/interleukin-1 receptor domain-containing protein: protein MATSSPLKDFFISYNRHDKHWAEWIAWTLEEAGYSVVIQAWDFRPGGNFVLDMQRASAECEKMIAVLSETYLTSEYTQSEWGAAFAGDPRELEAQADSGKGRRMPS from the coding sequence ATGGCAACCTCCTCTCCCCTCAAGGACTTCTTCATTAGCTATAACCGTCACGATAAACACTGGGCCGAGTGGATCGCCTGGACCTTAGAGGAAGCGGGTTACAGTGTCGTGATTCAGGCATGGGACTTCCGCCCCGGTGGGAACTTCGTGCTCGACATGCAACGGGCCTCAGCGGAGTGCGAGAAGATGATCGCGGTTCTCTCAGAGACCTACCTCACCTCAGAGTACACCCAATCCGAATGGGGTGCTGCCTTTGCGGGGGACCCTCGAGAGCTTGAAGCGCAAGCTGATTCCGGTAAGGGTAGGAGAATGCCGTCCTGA